In Rhodococcus sp. OK302, one genomic interval encodes:
- a CDS encoding NAD(P)/FAD-dependent oxidoreductase, whose product MSGGVLIVGGSVGGIRTARALRNEGYAGAVTVVEAESHLPYDKPPLSKVPLDGDAHVPLLTAEEARELGIELVLGSVAVELRAQTNQLVLADGVVLDYDELVIATGAAARPSPWTGPGVHVLRTLADARALRESLQGASRLLVVGAGFIGAEVASLARKQGIEVTIVDPAPIPMARIVGDGLGERLSDLHRTNGVETKFGTTVSTLDRVDGGLRAQLSDGSEFPVDAVVVGIGAVLDVGWLESSGLTLDDGVVCDEYGRTPTFTHIHAVGDISKWYQPRLDKSARVEHWTNAVEQANTVAHNIVHPDDLQAHDPVAYVWSDQYNWKIQLFGTRDTTADPLVVEQSDPLRLAAIWQDSDGRASGGFTVNWPKASVQLRRTIAAGGPADAVHTQLSTPAVKR is encoded by the coding sequence GTGAGCGGCGGGGTTCTTATCGTCGGCGGCTCCGTCGGCGGAATCCGTACGGCCCGGGCGTTGCGTAATGAGGGCTACGCCGGGGCTGTAACGGTAGTCGAGGCCGAGTCGCATCTGCCGTACGACAAGCCGCCGCTGTCGAAAGTGCCACTCGACGGCGACGCACACGTTCCGCTGCTCACCGCCGAGGAGGCGCGTGAGCTCGGCATCGAGCTGGTGTTAGGCAGTGTCGCAGTCGAATTGCGTGCGCAGACCAACCAGCTGGTGCTCGCTGACGGCGTAGTTCTCGACTACGACGAGCTGGTGATCGCTACCGGCGCCGCTGCTCGTCCCTCGCCGTGGACCGGTCCTGGTGTGCATGTACTCCGCACTCTTGCCGACGCTCGCGCGCTGCGTGAGAGCCTTCAGGGTGCGAGCCGTCTCCTCGTCGTCGGTGCTGGGTTTATCGGTGCGGAGGTGGCCTCACTTGCACGTAAGCAAGGCATCGAAGTCACGATCGTTGATCCGGCGCCCATCCCGATGGCTCGTATTGTCGGAGATGGATTGGGAGAACGACTTTCGGATCTGCACCGGACCAATGGTGTCGAGACGAAGTTCGGTACCACGGTCAGCACACTCGATCGCGTTGACGGAGGTCTGCGGGCACAGCTCTCCGACGGCTCCGAATTCCCCGTCGACGCCGTTGTTGTGGGAATTGGTGCAGTTCTCGATGTCGGGTGGTTGGAGTCCTCGGGCCTGACACTCGACGACGGTGTCGTGTGCGACGAATACGGCCGCACGCCCACGTTCACACACATTCACGCCGTTGGTGACATCTCGAAGTGGTACCAACCGCGGCTCGACAAATCGGCGCGCGTCGAGCACTGGACCAACGCTGTCGAGCAGGCAAACACGGTGGCCCACAATATTGTTCACCCCGATGATCTACAGGCGCACGATCCGGTGGCCTATGTGTGGAGCGATCAGTACAACTGGAAGATTCAGTTGTTCGGAACCCGCGACACCACGGCTGATCCGCTAGTGGTGGAGCAATCCGATCCACTGCGATTGGCAGCGATCTGGCAGGACTCCGACGGCCGGGCAAGTGGCGGATTTACTGTCAACTGGCCCAAAGCGTCGGTTCAGCTCCGGCGGACTATCGCTGCCGGCGGCCCCGCCGATGCGGTGCATACGCAACTTTCTACCCCGGCGGTGAAGCGATGA
- a CDS encoding class II aldolase/adducin family protein, translating into MSAELNELRELVAEGCRVLAARQLAPGILGHISYRIDETKLLVRCRGAQERGLAHTTAKDIRLVELTGEAGAPGELDGYTVPYELPLHSRVLVARPDVMSVVHAHPANVVAADLAGLPILPIVGAYDIPGAVLAHGGVPVFPRAALIHNAGLGDDVANSLGDRPVVLMRGHGLTSTGTSVQEAVLRAISVDTIASLSLTIVSAGGTLSPISAQDLADLPNLGSGLNLGAAWRHEVSRLG; encoded by the coding sequence ATGTCTGCGGAACTGAATGAACTGCGCGAACTGGTTGCGGAAGGCTGCCGCGTTTTGGCGGCTCGCCAACTAGCGCCCGGTATTCTCGGGCACATCAGCTACCGGATCGACGAGACGAAGCTGCTGGTTCGGTGCCGCGGCGCGCAAGAGCGCGGGTTGGCGCACACGACGGCGAAAGATATTCGGTTGGTCGAATTGACCGGCGAAGCAGGCGCTCCCGGTGAACTCGACGGCTACACCGTGCCGTACGAACTGCCGCTCCACAGTCGGGTGCTCGTTGCTCGCCCCGATGTCATGTCCGTGGTGCACGCGCACCCGGCCAATGTTGTGGCCGCCGATCTTGCCGGCCTGCCGATCTTGCCCATCGTGGGCGCCTACGACATTCCGGGAGCCGTCCTGGCTCACGGGGGAGTGCCCGTATTCCCCCGGGCCGCTTTGATTCACAACGCCGGCCTCGGTGACGATGTCGCTAATTCCCTGGGGGACCGGCCCGTGGTTCTCATGCGCGGACACGGCCTCACCTCCACCGGTACTTCGGTACAGGAAGCGGTGCTTCGCGCCATCTCGGTCGACACGATCGCGTCGTTGTCGTTGACCATCGTCTCGGCAGGCGGCACGCTGAGCCCGATCAGCGCCCAGGACTTGGCTGACTTGCCGAACCTGGGCTCCGGCCTCAACCTGGGAGCCGCGTGGCGTCACGAGGTATCCAGGCTCGGCTGA
- a CDS encoding nuclear transport factor 2 family protein → MNLNTLLSEREISRAVTRFARAMDDRDWSVLHEILLPDATADLGTGTLHGPAEVVALIRSFLDHCGPTQHMLGNQLIDVDGSSAVSRTYVSDMHLGVGEHEGLTFSTLGDYDDQWARVDGVWRMSHRTKRMSGTRGSIEVLQPQSTGRVAPNYPTTDVEAIMQLKARYFRLMDTKDWDGLAAVFTEDVLIDMIESGGAITRSVDEYMPFLRASIEDVTTVHHGHTPEIALTSPTTATGLWAMEDNLWWPDGGPIGNLRGYGHYHEEYRKTHNGWQIASMRLSRLRTDVTSA, encoded by the coding sequence ATGAACCTGAACACCCTGCTTTCGGAACGCGAGATCTCTCGCGCGGTCACCCGTTTTGCACGGGCGATGGACGACCGCGACTGGTCCGTGCTGCATGAAATCCTGCTGCCCGACGCGACCGCAGACCTGGGCACCGGAACGCTGCACGGCCCCGCCGAAGTGGTGGCGTTGATCCGATCGTTCCTCGACCACTGCGGGCCAACCCAACACATGCTGGGCAACCAGTTGATCGACGTCGACGGCAGCTCCGCCGTCAGTCGCACCTACGTGAGCGACATGCACCTCGGGGTCGGCGAGCACGAGGGCCTGACCTTCTCGACCCTCGGCGACTATGACGACCAGTGGGCACGGGTCGACGGTGTCTGGCGAATGAGTCACCGTACCAAGCGAATGAGCGGCACGAGAGGCTCGATCGAGGTGCTCCAACCTCAATCGACTGGCCGGGTTGCACCCAACTATCCCACCACCGACGTCGAAGCGATTATGCAGCTCAAAGCTCGCTACTTCCGTCTGATGGACACCAAAGACTGGGACGGATTGGCTGCCGTGTTCACCGAGGACGTCCTGATCGACATGATCGAATCCGGCGGTGCGATCACTCGTTCAGTGGACGAGTACATGCCATTCCTGCGTGCCAGCATCGAAGACGTCACCACCGTTCACCACGGCCATACGCCTGAGATCGCTCTCACCTCCCCGACTACCGCAACGGGCCTGTGGGCGATGGAAGACAACCTGTGGTGGCCTGACGGAGGTCCGATCGGCAATCTACGTGGCTACGGCCATTACCACGAGGAGTACCGCAAGACCCACAACGGCTGGCAGATTGCGTCCATGCGCCTGAGCAGGCTGCGTACCGACGTCACATCGGCCTGA
- a CDS encoding ATP-binding cassette domain-containing protein has protein sequence MFAGGIIDVEFDIEPGEVFGFLGPNGAGKTTTIRILLGLYRPTSGQMRVFGLDPKCEAAQILHRVGYIPAELTESAPGWTVSAVSSGFRLEVGSTKLQGLSPVLTGSGPAAQVLSGVQIS, from the coding sequence GTGTTCGCCGGGGGGATCATCGACGTCGAATTCGACATCGAGCCGGGCGAGGTATTCGGATTCCTCGGCCCAAACGGCGCCGGAAAGACCACAACAATCCGGATTCTGCTCGGACTGTACCGGCCGACGTCGGGACAGATGCGAGTGTTCGGCCTCGACCCGAAATGCGAAGCCGCACAGATACTGCACCGAGTCGGCTACATACCAGCCGAGCTAACCGAGTCGGCACCGGGCTGGACGGTCAGTGCGGTGAGTTCCGGATTTCGGCTGGAAGTGGGCTCCACCAAGCTCCAGGGCCTGAGCCCGGTGCTAACGGGTTCAGGCCCTGCGGCTCAGGTCTTATCTGGCGTGCAAATATCCTGA
- a CDS encoding VOC family protein gives MTNTEFELGGVCHLALVCEDMERTVDFYTNILGMKLAKTVALPDGGQHFFFDMGAGQYLAFFWFRNAPKRAPGIASAANIPGLSFEFETAHASMNHVSFKIPVDKFDEYKAKLESKGIVTGPLLNHDDSERGVTRDVHEGTYVRSIYFFDPDGVLLEFAAWTRELREGDVAHAPVNKYGVPSTSMS, from the coding sequence TTGACCAACACGGAATTCGAACTCGGTGGAGTATGTCACCTTGCCCTCGTCTGTGAGGACATGGAGCGCACCGTCGACTTCTACACCAACATCCTGGGTATGAAGCTGGCGAAGACCGTCGCACTACCCGACGGCGGCCAGCATTTCTTCTTCGATATGGGCGCGGGCCAGTACTTGGCATTCTTCTGGTTCCGCAATGCGCCGAAACGCGCTCCCGGAATCGCCTCGGCGGCAAACATTCCCGGCCTCAGCTTCGAATTCGAGACTGCCCACGCGTCGATGAATCATGTGTCGTTCAAGATCCCGGTCGACAAATTCGACGAGTACAAGGCGAAGCTCGAGTCCAAGGGCATCGTGACCGGTCCGTTGCTGAACCACGACGACAGTGAACGCGGCGTCACGCGAGACGTACACGAAGGAACTTACGTTCGGTCGATCTACTTCTTCGATCCCGACGGCGTTCTCTTGGAGTTCGCTGCCTGGACGCGAGAGCTGCGCGAAGGCGACGTCGCCCACGCGCCGGTCAACAAGTACGGAGTCCCGTCGACCAGCATGAGCTGA
- a CDS encoding nuclear transport factor 2 family protein → MTDKTFTADDRAAIIETCTKMTYFIDERQWSELHTVFTESITLDYGDLFGGPPTDTPRAVYVKNAERLLGNLDATQHLVSGHMVSGSGDEARCISQVVAVHVKPNNSGDSMWTSGGQYDMRLQRCEDGWRISAVRAIQRWCTGNREVLRLGKLNV, encoded by the coding sequence ATGACCGACAAGACCTTCACCGCCGATGATCGTGCGGCAATCATCGAGACCTGCACGAAGATGACCTATTTCATCGACGAGCGCCAGTGGTCCGAACTCCACACGGTGTTCACCGAATCCATCACCCTCGACTACGGCGACCTTTTCGGTGGCCCTCCGACAGACACTCCCCGCGCGGTGTACGTCAAGAACGCCGAGCGCCTGCTCGGCAATCTGGATGCGACCCAGCACCTCGTGTCCGGGCACATGGTGAGCGGCTCCGGCGACGAAGCCCGGTGCATCTCCCAGGTAGTGGCAGTTCACGTGAAGCCCAACAACTCCGGGGATTCCATGTGGACCTCCGGCGGCCAGTACGACATGCGTCTACAGCGCTGCGAAGACGGATGGCGAATCAGCGCGGTGCGCGCAATCCAGCGCTGGTGCACCGGCAATCGCGAGGTACTAAGGCTGGGCAAGCTCAACGTCTAG
- a CDS encoding CaiB/BaiF CoA transferase family protein: MSGPLAGIRVLELQGMGPLPFVGMLLSDLGADVVRIDRVGPRTESLVEHEPVARGRRSVALDLKNPAGVETLLRLCESADALIEGFRPGVAERLGIGPAACAARNPRLVYGRMTGWGQEGPLAQTAGHDINYIALAGALHGIGPRDRPVPPGNVVGDFAGGGMLLALGVVSALLEAKSSGQGQVIDAAIVDGAALLTTAMHELISSGEWSEERGSNVLDGGAAYYDVYETADHRFVTIGALESRFYDDLCTRLGVVLDRSDEASARAGFAELFAGRTQQEWCDLLEGTDACFAPVLTPTEATKHPANLARDVFVEVGGVIQPAPAPRFSRTPSPIPVPGVGPGTNTRAVLSDWGLGTAEIDGLLATGAVSQRV, encoded by the coding sequence TTGAGCGGACCCCTGGCCGGGATTCGCGTGTTGGAACTGCAAGGCATGGGTCCGTTGCCTTTTGTCGGCATGCTGCTCTCGGATCTCGGCGCGGACGTTGTCCGCATTGATCGTGTCGGCCCCCGTACCGAGTCGCTCGTCGAGCACGAACCTGTTGCCCGAGGCCGACGCTCGGTGGCGCTCGATCTCAAGAATCCTGCGGGGGTGGAGACTCTCTTACGTCTGTGTGAGAGTGCAGATGCGTTGATCGAAGGCTTCCGTCCTGGCGTTGCAGAACGGCTAGGCATCGGCCCGGCAGCCTGCGCAGCGCGCAACCCGCGCCTGGTCTACGGCCGGATGACGGGCTGGGGCCAAGAAGGCCCGCTGGCCCAGACCGCCGGTCACGACATCAACTACATCGCACTTGCCGGCGCCCTCCACGGCATCGGTCCACGCGACCGGCCGGTCCCGCCCGGCAATGTGGTCGGCGACTTCGCCGGGGGCGGAATGCTTCTCGCTCTGGGCGTGGTGAGCGCATTGCTCGAGGCCAAGTCGTCCGGCCAGGGCCAAGTGATCGACGCTGCCATCGTGGACGGAGCTGCGCTCCTCACCACAGCGATGCACGAACTCATCAGCTCGGGGGAATGGTCCGAGGAGCGCGGCTCCAACGTCTTGGACGGCGGCGCCGCCTACTACGACGTATATGAGACAGCCGACCACCGATTTGTCACGATCGGCGCTCTCGAATCTCGGTTCTACGACGATCTGTGCACGCGTCTGGGTGTAGTTCTCGACCGCTCCGACGAAGCCTCGGCCCGCGCCGGGTTCGCCGAACTGTTTGCCGGCCGCACTCAGCAAGAGTGGTGCGATCTGCTCGAAGGCACCGATGCCTGCTTTGCGCCGGTGCTCACGCCGACGGAGGCCACCAAGCATCCAGCGAACCTAGCGCGAGATGTCTTCGTCGAGGTCGGCGGTGTCATCCAGCCGGCTCCGGCCCCCCGGTTCTCCCGGACGCCTTCTCCCATCCCCGTGCCCGGCGTTGGTCCAGGCACGAATACCCGTGCAGTTCTCAGCGATTGGGGCCTCGGTACTGCGGAGATCGACGGCCTACTCGCGACCGGAGCTGTCAGCCAGCGCGTCTAG
- a CDS encoding NADPH-dependent FMN reductase: MTSDVTSPRKLRAVAIVGSLRADSYNQLLLDNVIRLSPDDLEIYQFPRFAEIPLFNEDQARLGPPDAVAELQAAVRAADALVIATPEYNYGVPGVLKNALDWISMPPGNSGLEGKPIALVGASPSILGTARAQSQLRQSFVATDSHVVNSPEVFVTRAHTRFEAGVLTDPGATKLIGRLLDNLVQLIRMVDPADVRLTEPVAAR, translated from the coding sequence ATGACCAGTGATGTGACCAGCCCCCGCAAGCTCCGCGCAGTTGCGATAGTAGGCAGCCTTCGAGCTGATTCCTACAATCAGTTGTTGCTGGACAACGTCATCCGCTTAAGCCCGGATGATCTGGAGATTTACCAGTTCCCCCGGTTTGCGGAAATTCCGTTGTTCAACGAGGACCAGGCCCGTCTGGGCCCGCCCGACGCCGTGGCCGAACTCCAGGCTGCAGTTCGCGCTGCCGACGCTCTGGTCATCGCGACGCCGGAGTACAACTACGGCGTACCCGGAGTGCTCAAGAATGCACTCGACTGGATCTCGATGCCACCCGGAAACTCCGGACTCGAGGGCAAGCCGATCGCCCTCGTGGGCGCATCGCCGAGCATCTTGGGTACGGCACGCGCGCAATCCCAACTGCGCCAGTCGTTTGTGGCAACGGATTCCCACGTAGTGAACAGTCCGGAGGTCTTTGTCACCCGCGCGCACACCCGATTCGAAGCCGGTGTTCTCACCGACCCGGGTGCCACGAAACTCATTGGGCGCCTGCTCGATAACCTTGTGCAACTGATTCGCATGGTCGACCCCGCCGACGTGCGACTCACCGAGCCGGTAGCCGCACGTTGA
- a CDS encoding acyl-CoA dehydrogenase family protein, translating into MDFSDSPDDIAYRERAAAWLAANAPAFEEPETGRLSVFGFRSSTESVSHVEQSLAWQAHKHTEGWAGIGVAKEYGGAGGSIPQKLLFTEEEGRYRLPLDAQSVTMGMVVPTLAQWGTSEQRERYLLPLLSGRQLSCQLFSEPDAGSDLAAIRTTARKTADGWVINGQKIWTSYAQYASFGYLLARSEDAPRHHGLTAFLIDLKQPGVTVRPLKQATGAHTFNEVFFDDAVVPDDAVLGKPGQGWAVAMSTLMAERYSLEPEMVGAQPLLELLRTTDYPVDPTINRQFADVYTIQHILGILKLRLRTAAGEGRAPGPEGSITKLLSTDGQYLAADTAIRALGPSGVLANPWTELLTGALGMRIGGGTDEIMKNAIAERVLGLPREPRPQQQ; encoded by the coding sequence ATGGATTTCTCTGATTCGCCGGATGACATCGCCTACCGGGAACGGGCCGCGGCGTGGCTTGCTGCCAATGCACCTGCCTTCGAAGAGCCGGAAACGGGAAGATTGAGCGTGTTCGGGTTTCGCTCGAGCACGGAATCCGTTTCTCACGTGGAACAGTCACTTGCCTGGCAGGCCCACAAGCACACAGAAGGCTGGGCGGGCATCGGCGTCGCGAAGGAGTACGGCGGCGCAGGCGGTAGCATCCCCCAAAAGCTCTTGTTCACCGAGGAAGAGGGCCGATACCGGCTACCACTCGATGCTCAGTCGGTCACGATGGGAATGGTCGTGCCGACCCTTGCCCAGTGGGGAACCTCCGAGCAGCGCGAGCGGTACCTCCTGCCACTCCTGTCCGGCCGACAACTGTCGTGCCAGCTGTTCTCCGAGCCTGACGCCGGATCCGACCTTGCCGCCATCCGAACCACCGCACGCAAGACCGCCGACGGCTGGGTGATCAACGGGCAGAAGATCTGGACGTCGTACGCTCAGTACGCATCCTTCGGCTACCTCCTCGCCCGCAGCGAGGACGCCCCTCGGCATCATGGTCTGACCGCGTTTCTCATCGACCTGAAGCAACCGGGAGTCACGGTTCGACCGCTGAAGCAGGCAACGGGGGCGCATACCTTCAACGAAGTCTTCTTCGATGACGCGGTGGTCCCGGATGACGCGGTCCTTGGCAAGCCGGGCCAGGGTTGGGCAGTAGCGATGAGCACCCTGATGGCCGAGCGCTACTCACTCGAACCGGAAATGGTTGGCGCGCAACCACTGCTGGAGCTTCTGCGCACCACCGACTATCCCGTAGACCCGACGATCAACCGACAGTTTGCCGACGTGTACACGATCCAGCACATCCTCGGCATCCTGAAGCTCCGACTGCGCACTGCGGCCGGCGAAGGCCGCGCACCGGGACCGGAGGGATCGATCACGAAGTTGCTCTCGACCGACGGACAGTACCTCGCGGCAGACACCGCGATACGTGCCCTCGGTCCGTCCGGGGTCCTCGCGAACCCGTGGACCGAATTGCTCACGGGCGCCCTCGGGATGCGCATTGGCGGCGGAACCGACGAGATCATGAAAAACGCTATAGCAGAACGGGTTTTGGGGCTTCCCCGCGAACCACGACCCCAACAGCAGTGA
- a CDS encoding acyl-CoA dehydrogenase family protein, producing MQFGFTPEQAALRDGVRRFLDTSDRQQNRQLVDSDLPYDTAMWRRAADELGLMSVPIPAEFDGAGGGMVELAIILEEFGQRLTRSPFLATVGLASTALLASGDSTACAEYLPRIASGELIATFALPVGVHSMAHLPVDASDDGRLTGVAEAVIDAESADLLIVPAQTSYGTDLFAVQRADLDIQADAAAPAYDLVTRSSRIRFDDTPAVRLGAPDPDKVERAFALAIIALAAEQVGGAQACLDDCVEYAKTRTQFGRPIGSFQAIKHRCADVLVKVEGARSLLYHAAWLADQGATEELILVAAMTKAWCSDTYVLAAEANLLTHGGIGFTWEHDAHLHFRRSRSRALTLGSSDDHRDAVAARLLLAETR from the coding sequence GTGCAATTCGGTTTCACCCCAGAACAAGCCGCCCTCCGCGACGGCGTACGCCGCTTCCTCGACACCTCCGATCGGCAGCAGAATCGCCAGCTGGTCGACTCCGACCTCCCCTACGACACTGCAATGTGGCGCCGTGCAGCTGACGAACTCGGCTTGATGTCCGTACCGATTCCTGCCGAATTCGACGGTGCCGGTGGAGGAATGGTTGAACTCGCAATCATTTTGGAAGAGTTCGGGCAACGTCTCACGAGGTCCCCATTCCTCGCCACTGTCGGCCTTGCCTCGACAGCGCTGCTCGCGAGCGGCGACAGCACAGCCTGCGCTGAGTACCTTCCCCGCATCGCCAGCGGCGAGCTGATCGCCACTTTCGCACTCCCCGTCGGCGTCCATTCGATGGCACACCTTCCGGTCGACGCCAGTGATGACGGACGCCTGACCGGTGTCGCCGAAGCAGTCATCGACGCCGAGTCTGCAGATCTGCTCATCGTGCCGGCGCAAACGTCGTACGGCACCGACCTATTCGCTGTTCAGCGCGCCGACCTGGATATCCAGGCCGACGCTGCCGCTCCGGCCTACGACCTGGTTACCCGATCGAGCCGAATCCGATTCGACGACACCCCCGCCGTACGACTCGGCGCTCCGGACCCCGACAAGGTCGAGCGTGCGTTCGCACTTGCGATCATCGCATTGGCAGCCGAGCAGGTAGGCGGCGCTCAGGCGTGCCTCGACGACTGCGTCGAATACGCCAAGACCAGAACACAATTCGGACGTCCAATCGGATCGTTCCAGGCTATCAAGCACCGCTGCGCCGACGTTCTCGTCAAGGTCGAGGGAGCACGCTCCCTGCTGTACCACGCTGCCTGGTTGGCTGATCAAGGCGCGACCGAAGAACTTATTCTGGTGGCGGCGATGACGAAGGCGTGGTGTTCGGATACCTACGTGCTAGCCGCCGAGGCGAATCTCCTGACCCACGGCGGTATCGGGTTCACGTGGGAACACGATGCACACCTGCATTTCCGTAGATCCCGTAGCCGCGCACTGACACTCGGAAGCTCCGACGATCACCGCGATGCGGTTGCCGCTCGACTTCTGCTCGCTGAGACCCGCTAG
- a CDS encoding LLM class F420-dependent oxidoreductase: MKLGLNLGYWGSGRDDCLDLVKLAEDVGFDCVWSGEAYGSDGVTPLAWLAGQTSRIGLGTAVLGIAGRSPALTAQTAATMDHLSNGRFRLGLGMSGPQVVEGWHGIPYGKPLKRTREYVDVVRQALRREAPLEHHGTYYDVPYTGSDGTGLGKPLKMILHPYRENLPIYLAAIGPRNIELACDIADGWFPVFFSPRRYDAILPAGFTPRPDFDLCPILDVVVGDNAAECRAQVKPSIALYVGGMGARGKNFYNDVACRYGYADAAEKIQDLYLAGRKEEAIAAVPDDLVDEIALCGPPERIKELIEPWTSAPITSMSLMTRQPEAVRLMADLLT, encoded by the coding sequence ATGAAACTGGGCCTGAACCTCGGATACTGGGGCTCCGGAAGAGATGACTGCCTTGATCTCGTAAAACTCGCAGAGGACGTGGGGTTCGATTGCGTGTGGTCCGGCGAGGCCTACGGGTCCGACGGTGTCACTCCCCTCGCCTGGCTGGCGGGCCAAACGTCCCGAATCGGGCTCGGCACAGCAGTTCTCGGAATTGCCGGCCGCTCCCCCGCACTCACCGCGCAGACCGCCGCCACCATGGACCATCTCTCCAACGGCCGATTCCGACTCGGTCTCGGTATGTCCGGACCGCAGGTCGTCGAAGGCTGGCACGGCATCCCCTACGGCAAGCCCCTGAAGCGAACCCGCGAGTACGTCGACGTAGTCCGCCAGGCGCTTCGCCGAGAGGCACCCCTCGAGCATCACGGCACGTACTACGACGTCCCCTACACGGGCAGCGACGGCACCGGCCTGGGCAAGCCGCTGAAGATGATCCTGCATCCCTACCGCGAGAACCTCCCGATCTATCTCGCGGCGATCGGGCCACGCAACATCGAACTGGCCTGCGACATTGCCGATGGATGGTTCCCCGTGTTCTTCTCGCCGCGCCGGTACGACGCCATCCTTCCTGCCGGGTTCACTCCTCGACCCGACTTCGACCTGTGCCCGATCCTCGATGTTGTGGTGGGAGACAACGCCGCCGAGTGCCGCGCCCAGGTCAAGCCGAGCATTGCGCTCTACGTCGGCGGAATGGGCGCTCGCGGAAAGAATTTTTACAACGACGTGGCGTGCCGATACGGCTACGCGGACGCAGCAGAGAAGATTCAAGACCTGTATCTGGCCGGACGCAAGGAAGAAGCGATTGCCGCGGTACCGGACGATCTCGTCGACGAAATCGCGCTGTGCGGACCGCCGGAACGCATCAAGGAATTGATTGAGCCGTGGACGTCCGCACCGATCACGTCCATGTCCCTCATGACCCGACAGCCCGAGGCCGTTCGCCTCATGGCCGACCTTCTCACTTAG
- a CDS encoding enoyl-CoA hydratase/isomerase family protein: MAADSPIIVSRPAPGVQQITFNRPSRLNALNPDLIIELTKELDALVRADDVKVVVLTGSGRGFCSGADLSGEVFPTGVEGDPNRHWTAVQSWYSGVIAKLRRIPQPVIAAVNGPAVGGGFSIAMASDIRLAAPEAYFSAAQINIGQSVSEMGASYFLPRIIGGRATEILMTGRRVQADEAERIGFVSRVCAGNVVDEAVELAEILAAKAPLALRMSKEALNASQEIGSLEAALAMEDRTQVVCVLSKDLAEGELAFRQKRKAVFSDTAAVV, encoded by the coding sequence ATGGCCGCTGATAGCCCAATTATCGTTTCCAGGCCTGCTCCGGGAGTTCAGCAGATTACGTTCAATCGTCCCAGTCGACTGAACGCTCTCAACCCCGACCTGATCATCGAACTCACCAAGGAGCTCGATGCATTGGTGCGCGCCGACGACGTCAAGGTTGTTGTGCTCACCGGCTCGGGCCGTGGATTCTGTTCGGGTGCAGACTTGTCGGGCGAGGTTTTCCCGACGGGTGTCGAGGGTGACCCGAATCGGCACTGGACGGCCGTTCAGTCGTGGTACTCCGGCGTCATCGCCAAGTTGCGCCGCATCCCCCAGCCGGTGATCGCGGCCGTCAACGGGCCGGCTGTCGGTGGCGGCTTCTCGATCGCGATGGCAAGTGACATCAGGTTGGCAGCTCCGGAGGCGTATTTCTCTGCGGCACAGATCAATATCGGCCAGTCCGTCTCGGAGATGGGTGCCAGCTATTTTCTCCCGCGGATCATCGGTGGCCGGGCAACGGAGATCTTGATGACCGGTCGCCGCGTGCAGGCCGACGAGGCTGAACGTATCGGTTTCGTCAGCCGAGTGTGTGCCGGCAACGTCGTAGACGAGGCCGTGGAATTGGCTGAGATCCTCGCCGCCAAGGCGCCTTTGGCGCTGCGGATGTCGAAGGAAGCACTCAATGCTTCTCAGGAGATCGGTAGCCTCGAGGCCGCATTGGCAATGGAGGACCGCACCCAGGTCGTGTGCGTTCTGAGCAAGGATCTGGCCGAGGGCGAGCTTGCCTTCCGTCAGAAGCGCAAGGCCGTATTCTCCGACACCGCCGCTGTGGTCTAG